The stretch of DNA TTCTCTCATCCAacttgagatcaaatttaatttttttataaatattatgtttttttaaattgacattattattaattatttttgaaattcaattataaattattatatttaattattaattgaatataattcttagattcaattgttaaatagaatataattatttaaaatataattaaaaaaacagaaGCTGGCATGTGACATATACTAttaaaaaacgttaactatttaaacaccactagtaaaaatgattaaattaatcaaaatttgaaaaaaatgatgacctaattgaacacaacacaaaaataaagaccagattagagaaaaacaaaagaaatagagACTAAGTCTTTCCTATGATTGGACtagtttaaaacaaattaagtatattaaaaacaaatatattttcatagacgaaaaaggtaattaaattacatagtaattaaaatttattatttaactatttaccttatatactttttaatgtAACTAATATTATGATTGAGTTAAATAGTTTGAACGCTTGTTTTTTTAAGACAAAAggttgaaattatttaattatatcaaattactAAAACTAATATACAATGAAAAGGTACTTTATATATGTTCAATGAAagaagaatataatatttttttacatacatAGTTTCTTTCAAGTATTTAATATTCTTCTGtattatacaaaattaatttaaattaaataaattcgaTATATAAAGCGAATAAATAAAAGCTCAGcgaataaaatcaataaataaaatatcattaaacgtaataaatattatacataaataacTCGTACCTTACACATTAACATATATGGTTGGAAAATAAATGCAAGAGAGCTAATTAAAAATGGACAAATAAATGAGTAAGATTTTACTCCAaccatagttttattttttttctaattacatctttatttgttcaaaatattaaataatttacataCTATATCTTAAATAAAGAACATAACGAAACTCATAAATAAGTTtgtaactattttaatataaataaaattattaattatatttttaatttacataaaatttaacatacacTGTTAGTttgaaagaataataaattaattaaataatgtgacagaaaaaaatgagatagaagagaaattaattactattttcTTCACCCTAATTTTAAGATATcgtttaaaacattttttaatatttttataatactttCTCGTTGttgcaataattatttttcattaaaatagcataatgattttagtttatataccgtaaatgtaataaattgtatattttaggaagataagaaaacaaaaatgtttaattagaAAGACTTCATAATCAATATTTTCCCTTTGtatattcaatatataaaagtaaatttagaaaACTATACTGTAATCATTGATTAATACATACACGTATTTATTCTCatgtagaaataaaaataataaaatagaaattcttGTAAGCATTTACTGAAAGGGCTTGGAAAGTTAAATTATAGCTAAGTGATATGTTGAcgatcaaattttaataattttttttataatttgaggtatcatttactaattaatttaaaaataaaaaaaataagaaatcacttaaaaaaataacacatttaattataaaaaaaagttgtgacagaatgaatttttaaaaagaatgttAGCTTTCGAAGACAGAAAGTATATGAATATAGTTATTGTTAATACTTAGATGGCAGTGTAGCTTTCACTTTCTTGCTGagtcaaattaatttttatatacttttacttttcataaataaaCGAAGAGAAATGTGAGAAATATGCTCTGTGAAAACCAGAAAATTGAGCCATGCATATTTGTGCCAAAAGAAACTACCAAAAACAGAGCATTTGAACACTCTCCAAAGCTATGTCCCTCCGCAAGACACTCACAAATCTCCTACACACTTTCAACGACAAAACCGCAGTGATCGCAGCATCACTCTCACTCAAACGCCGCGTGTCCTCCGTTCGCGTTCATGTCCTTCGCGCCACCACTCACCGCCTCGCCGCTCCTCCGTCCGAGTCCCAAATCGCCGCCGTTCTCTCCGCCGGCCGCAGCTCTTATCTCCTGCCACGCACCTGCATAGAGGCAATCATGGACCGCCTTCACAGAACCCAAAGCGCCACAGTGGCACTGAAATGCCTCTTCACTCTCCACAACATCGTATCGGAGGGACCCTTAACGCTAAAGGACAACCTATCGCACTACCCTTCGCGCGGAGGACACAACGCCCTTAACCTCGCTACCTTCCGTGATGATACGGACGTGCAATCTCTGGAGCTCAGCTCGTGGGTTCGATGGTACGCGAATGTTCTTGAACATGTCTTGACGGTTTCGCGCGTTTTAGGTTATTATCTGACAAACAACGGCGCTGAAAGAAAGTTTTCGGGAGTGTCTAGTGTTGAGTTGCTGTGTGAAATACGAGGTTTAGTCGATTTCGTGGAGCAGGTGAGCCACGCGCCTGAGTCGCTGCACCTTCAGAGGATCGACTTGGTGTATGGCGTTGTGAGATTGGTGTGCGATGATTACGGGCGCGTGCAGCGCGAGATATCACTGCGCGTGGAGGAGAGTGAGAGGAGGGTGGGGGATTTGGGTGTGGACGAGTTGAGAGAGTTGGTACGGTGTTTGAAGAGGTTGGAAGAGTGTAGGGAAAGGTTGGTGGTTTTGTTTGTGAATAGAAAGAAAAACGATTCGTTTTGGGATTTGATTGGTAGGGTTAAGAATGAGGGTGTGGTGGTGATGGAGGAAATGGAGGGGAAGTGGTTGACGGTGGTGGTGAAGGGTCGGAACGATTTGACTGAGTCGACTCGGTTTACCAACCCGTTTCTAGAGCCCGGCGAAATTTTATATTCCGGTCCCACCGGGTGGCGCGTGGCCACATGTCAGCTAACTGTTCCATCGTTGGGATGACAATTTCCAACGGTCTTATTGTCAATAAGGTGCGTCATTTGTCGTTTGTCTGTTTTCCCTTTTTCATTGTCTCTCCCgttcatttttttacttttgatttttttttttgagggGATTTTGATTTTTACAATGTATAGTTTTCGACATATCACAGAGATATTTGTAGATAGAAGAAagattttgtataattttgacTTTAAGTCTTGTTGGTTGGAGTTAGTCTGAGTTGTAATCCGTTGGGATGTCATATGTGGACGCTTTATCGGCGGGTCCAACGttaggaaaagagaaagaaatttcGTTAcagtttcttcttttttgtaaagaatatttttcatgATTAAACTTGATTGAACAATTGAGGAAGAATTTTTGGTCCATTGCATAATGGCGTCACATGTGTTGCAATGATTAACAGTTTAAATTTACCTAATTATTTGTTAGATATTATTGGCTCTGTACTGGTCCAAGAGGAAAATATGGGTTTAGTTCCGAGAAATTAGGTCTGTGGAGTGTAGTTACTTATAATATGCTACTTGTGTTGTGTTCTTTTGTTTGCCTTTTATTAAGATTTGCCTCTTGCTACGTGAATATTACtaagttttcattttaaagttgtgTTCCAGAATATAACTTATTTATaccacaatatttttttttttaaatttactcaTTTCCATCAAATCGAATAGAATTTGTACCcgtttaataaatatataaactatttgaccCTTGGgatgaaaagtaaaaaatataagttttatagTTAATACTCCCTTTGTTCTAGAAATTAAGTCCCAAATATTAGTTTATCAACCTAAGActacattaattttttctttttgagtttATCGTCAATCAATACTCTATGCATTCATACAAGAGTTTTTCAAACTCTGGTGTCATTGATTAGTTCCAAAACCTACTTGCTTTCTGATGAAGTTAGCACCATATATGTCGCTTCCACTTTTTATACTCTTTGGATGAGTAAAGAAGTTCAACGGTTGTGCTGCCTGTTCGTTGGAAGTATTACAAGATTAATGAGAATTGTGCATATCTCTATGAATAAATGAGTGTGGGATAAGGGTATAATACAAaatcactcttttttttttttttatgaaatctagtaaattgatcatttttaaatatctcTGCAATAACCTTTAAACAACGTGTAGTTTGGAAGAGATGGAGCATTATGATATGTAGAAATAGATGAATTGAAGATATAACAAGTGTTATTTAAGTGTTTGAACTAATGGATGTTCATACATCATTGTTTGTGATGTTCTATTACAATAGGTACCGATTGAAGGAGTAAgcaaaaacatataataatcaCATCATCAACTATGGAATATTCATCAACctatgatatttaaaatagggttaaataatGAAAACTCCTAACTTTAGATTAAGcaaatataatgatattttaagtGATGATGTTTTGATTCATAACACTTGATATAAATTCGATTAATATTATTCTGATTAAGATTGAgctaaaataatgaaattaaacaatTGACACTTTAACCAACATTTAACTAAAAACATTTCAATGAAATTGAGTTCACGGTGTTAATATTAAGACTAAACCGACGATGTCTCGGTTCGTTAAAACGAAACAAGTAAAATTAGATGTGaaattttcaagatttttgagtatgtttaattttacataaagtatatattcaaaaaacatttctttaagattttaacaaaaaatagtcattaatataaatatatgcaCTAATATCACTATAAGATAAGTTGAtgacaaaataaagaaaaaagtttgTTTCAGAAAGCTTTTTCCAAAATGCCTTTCATGTGTTTTGGAAATCTCATTCTAGAAAACTCATTTTTGAAAGTTATTACACACgttctaaaaaaattgtttcgCACATCCTGTTCTAGAAGTTCTATACTACAAAGCTTATTCCAAAATACATTTCATACGTTCCAATAAAATCTCTCTTGTATCATCTCTCTTATTTCAGAAAGGTTATTCTAAAATCTTATACCGGAAATATCGTGAAATTTGTTCCATAAATTTCTAAGCTATCAAGAAATCACTTTTACAAAggataaaatatcattttaaaaactacGCATTGCATGAAGAAATTGTTATGTGTAAAAAGCAAaaagtttttacttttttcattcaaatacttttaaaattttgaaaaataatttgccCACAGCTCGCCTTTGAATCTCGTCGTTAGTTTTGGAAGAAGCAATCTGAGGTAAGGCATAGCAAAGAATGGAGTTTTTCACTTAACTTATTCTACAGGAATATGTGGATTCATGATGTAAAAGGGAAACAACAGAGTGCAGGTAGAGGA from Vigna unguiculata cultivar IT97K-499-35 chromosome 8, ASM411807v1, whole genome shotgun sequence encodes:
- the LOC114193770 gene encoding putative clathrin assembly protein At4g40080 — its product is MSLRKTLTNLLHTFNDKTAVIAASLSLKRRVSSVRVHVLRATTHRLAAPPSESQIAAVLSAGRSSYLLPRTCIEAIMDRLHRTQSATVALKCLFTLHNIVSEGPLTLKDNLSHYPSRGGHNALNLATFRDDTDVQSLELSSWVRWYANVLEHVLTVSRVLGYYLTNNGAERKFSGVSSVELLCEIRGLVDFVEQVSHAPESLHLQRIDLVYGVVRLVCDDYGRVQREISLRVEESERRVGDLGVDELRELVRCLKRLEECRERLVVLFVNRKKNDSFWDLIGRVKNEGVVVMEEMEGKWLTVVVKGRNDLTESTRFTNPFLEPGEILYSGPTGWRVATCQLTVPSLG